A single Tuberibacillus sp. Marseille-P3662 DNA region contains:
- a CDS encoding Asp23/Gls24 family envelope stress response protein, giving the protein MVIELATDYGQIDVAPDVVATIAGGAAIDCYGIVGMASQRQLKDGLTELLGRDNFSKGIVVHQNDDELNIDMYIIVSYGTKISEVANNVQTKVKYTLDQMLGVQVDAINIFIQGVHMTNT; this is encoded by the coding sequence ATGGTGATTGAGTTAGCGACCGATTACGGACAAATTGATGTCGCCCCAGATGTTGTTGCGACGATTGCAGGGGGGGCTGCTATTGATTGTTATGGGATTGTAGGCATGGCATCACAAAGGCAATTGAAGGATGGTCTAACGGAACTTCTAGGACGTGATAATTTTAGTAAAGGTATTGTCGTCCATCAGAATGATGATGAGCTGAACATTGACATGTACATCATAGTCAGTTATGGAACGAAAATTTCCGAAGTAGCCAACAATGTCCAAACCAAGGTGAAATACACATTGGATCAAATGCTAGGCGTGCAAGTGGATGCAATTAATATTTTTATCCAAGGCGTCCATATGACAAACACGTAA
- the rpmB gene encoding 50S ribosomal protein L28 has protein sequence MGKKCYVTGKTTKFGQNRSFAENKSKRQFKSNLQKVRIMVDGKPKKVYVSAKALKAGKVERV, from the coding sequence ATGGGTAAAAAGTGCTATGTCACTGGAAAAACGACTAAGTTCGGACAAAACCGTTCTTTCGCTGAAAATAAGTCCAAACGACAATTTAAGTCTAACCTGCAAAAAGTACGTATTATGGTTGATGGCAAACCGAAAAAAGTTTACGTATCCGCTAAAGCACTTAAAGCAGGGAAAGTCGAGCGCGTTTAA
- the spoVM gene encoding stage V sporulation protein SpoVM, with the protein MKFYTVKLPKFLGGFVRAVLGSFRKG; encoded by the coding sequence ATGAAGTTTTATACTGTTAAGTTACCAAAATTTCTTGGTGGATTTGTGAGAGCTGTTCTAGGATCATTCCGCAAAGGATAA
- a CDS encoding thiamine diphosphokinase, giving the protein MPSYAILAGAPSQYRPNLDDERFRQCRWIGVDRGAYDLYKKGIQPVRSFGDFDSITDEERQRMNSHSLHMDIFPSEKDDTDLAIAIDWVMEQDADACFVIGATGGRLDHTLMNVQLLYKSLTSGVAVYLVDQQNTVTLLAPGYHEIKSVSSYEYHSFIAFSKKVRGITLDGFKYPLNKAELSWGSSLCISNELVGKSGSLDFTSGYLLHIMSRDADH; this is encoded by the coding sequence ATGCCGAGTTATGCGATTTTAGCTGGTGCGCCGAGTCAGTATCGCCCAAATTTGGATGATGAACGGTTCAGGCAATGCCGGTGGATCGGCGTCGATCGTGGTGCCTATGATCTCTATAAGAAAGGGATTCAGCCCGTTCGCTCATTTGGGGACTTTGATTCAATTACGGACGAAGAACGGCAAAGGATGAACAGTCATTCGTTGCACATGGATATCTTTCCATCTGAGAAGGATGACACGGATTTGGCGATTGCGATTGACTGGGTCATGGAGCAGGATGCGGATGCCTGTTTTGTTATCGGAGCCACTGGTGGACGGTTGGATCATACCTTAATGAACGTACAGCTTCTGTATAAAAGTTTGACTTCAGGTGTTGCCGTTTATTTGGTTGATCAGCAAAATACGGTCACTCTTCTTGCTCCAGGGTATCATGAGATCAAGAGCGTTTCCTCCTATGAATATCATTCCTTTATTGCTTTTTCTAAAAAAGTTAGAGGCATAACTTTGGATGGTTTTAAATATCCATTAAATAAAGCGGAATTATCTTGGGGTTCGTCATTATGTATAAGCAATGAGTTGGTGGGGAAGTCGGGATCATTAGATTTCACCAGTGGTTATTTGCTTCACATTATGAGTCGGGATGCTGATCATTAG
- the rpe gene encoding ribulose-phosphate 3-epimerase yields MKVIPSLLAADFAHLASEIQAIEHAGVDMLHIDVMDGHFVPNISMGPIVIEAVRPLTKSHLDVHLMIEQPEDYIQSFVEAGADSISVHQEACPHLHRVIQQIKAQGIKAGVALNPGTPIHTLKHVLHQIDFILIMTVNPGFGGQSFIEAMTDKIAEAREVIQMAGLTIPIEVDGGIKADTIGRCRDAGAEWFVAGSSVFGAPDRERAVQTLMDTGKRH; encoded by the coding sequence ATGAAAGTCATTCCATCTTTGTTAGCTGCTGATTTTGCCCATCTCGCATCTGAGATTCAAGCGATAGAACATGCTGGGGTCGACATGTTGCATATTGATGTCATGGACGGGCATTTTGTTCCAAATATATCCATGGGTCCGATCGTCATTGAAGCGGTTCGTCCGTTGACCAAGAGTCATCTGGATGTGCATCTGATGATTGAACAACCAGAGGACTATATACAATCCTTTGTGGAGGCGGGTGCAGATAGTATTTCCGTGCACCAGGAAGCCTGTCCCCATCTTCATCGAGTGATTCAGCAAATCAAGGCTCAAGGTATCAAAGCTGGTGTTGCTCTGAATCCGGGAACCCCTATTCATACACTTAAGCATGTCCTACATCAGATAGATTTTATATTAATTATGACTGTCAATCCTGGTTTCGGTGGTCAGTCTTTTATAGAAGCGATGACCGATAAAATCGCTGAGGCCCGAGAGGTTATTCAAATGGCTGGTCTGACCATTCCCATTGAGGTGGATGGCGGCATCAAGGCGGATACCATTGGTCGCTGCCGTGACGCTGGGGCTGAATGGTTTGTCGCCGGATCCTCTGTGTTCGGAGCCCCCGACCGAGAACGGGCTGTTCAAACCTTAATGGATACAGGGAAGAGGCATTAA
- the rsgA gene encoding ribosome small subunit-dependent GTPase A produces MPEGRILKALSGYYYVKNDEGTLIQCRGRGKFRKQKITPLVGDRVEYTSQQADQGYIMAIHERENQLIRPPIANVDAAILTFSTQHPTFDRKLLDRFLVQIEAHDIEPVICITKFDLLPDTEKDRFLEVVGLYRDIGYTVLITSAYQGDGLNLLKDTLGQRLAVFAGQSGVGKSSVLNALDASLELETTEISRHLGRGKHTTRHVELLEIGGALIADTPGFSSLDFHGIASEDLSIYFADMRPLIPECKFRGCLHDSEPGCAVKSAVESGDVDQTRYDHYKMFLQEIKNEKRRY; encoded by the coding sequence ATGCCTGAAGGCCGAATTTTAAAGGCGCTAAGCGGATACTATTATGTTAAAAATGACGAAGGAACTCTGATCCAATGCCGCGGGCGCGGGAAATTCAGAAAACAAAAGATCACGCCATTAGTGGGTGATCGTGTTGAATATACATCTCAGCAGGCGGATCAAGGTTATATTATGGCTATACATGAGCGAGAAAATCAATTAATCAGGCCGCCGATTGCGAACGTTGACGCTGCGATTTTAACATTCTCCACACAACATCCGACATTTGATCGCAAATTGCTTGACCGGTTTTTAGTTCAAATTGAGGCTCATGATATTGAGCCGGTTATATGCATCACCAAATTTGATTTGTTGCCAGATACTGAAAAAGACCGATTTCTAGAAGTTGTCGGGCTATACCGTGACATTGGATATACCGTCCTTATTACGTCGGCGTACCAGGGGGATGGCCTAAACTTATTGAAGGATACTTTAGGCCAACGTCTGGCTGTTTTTGCCGGTCAATCAGGTGTTGGCAAATCAAGTGTGTTGAATGCTTTAGACGCGTCCCTTGAGTTAGAAACAACTGAGATTTCCCGACATTTAGGGCGGGGAAAACATACGACTCGTCACGTTGAACTTCTTGAAATCGGTGGCGCGTTAATCGCGGATACGCCCGGTTTTAGTTCATTAGATTTTCATGGCATTGCGTCTGAAGATTTGTCCATTTATTTTGCTGATATGCGTCCCTTAATACCAGAATGTAAATTCAGAGGGTGTCTGCACGATAGTGAACCCGGGTGCGCTGTAAAGTCGGCGGTTGAATCAGGTGACGTTGATCAAACTCGATACGACCATTACAAAATGTTTTTACAAGAAATTAAGAATGAAAAGAGGCGATACTAA
- the pknB gene encoding Stk1 family PASTA domain-containing Ser/Thr kinase: MIGEKINDRYKVISRIGDGGMAVVYKAKDLILDRLVAVKLLRSEYAEDEAFIKRFRREAESVASLSHESIVSIYDIGEEADLYYIVMEYIDGDTLKDYIKQYAPLSEQEAISISKQIASAIEHAHQHGIVHRDIKPHNILIDEQGLVKVTDFGIALAMTSATITYTNSIMGSAHYLSPEQAKGEKGTIKSDIYALGIVMYEMLTGQLPYPGDSPVSVALKHINEQPALPKTLRPDLSQSLENVIIRALAKNPDHRYDDIGALYDDLETALQPDRVTEPRISLPSDDDEDQTKIIPVPDQSTSPDGIYDNVEQTKPYSGEQQSDQSQQDAPKKKKKGKKALWWSIALIGIAILAILAFFLVPKFLAVDNVQVPDLKGKTYSEAVDTLRENHLYNKRKNVTNDDVEAGKIVSQTPQAGQTVKKNATVNLIVSQGPEQTKIKDYTGLTETAAKNMIDKDQFQDVVWKETSSEDVEEGKIIKQTPASGEEVVASEVTLSLTVSTGVPTAKVPDVQGLSQSDAREELENAGFDADFSEGEYSEDVQKDHVLKTDPASGETVQEGSQVTVYLSKGPEQKPVTIQREITVNVQQQPQNDKKDKDKKDKEKDKKNSDKKTNKRHVQIYYSDVDHNNSLLTDETIKKTKTYQVPLTIEPGGSGHYKVVADGEVISDQTIQYKTAKKEAAD; the protein is encoded by the coding sequence ATGATTGGGGAAAAAATTAACGATAGATATAAGGTGATTTCGCGTATCGGTGATGGCGGTATGGCCGTCGTCTATAAAGCTAAGGACCTGATTCTTGACCGTTTAGTTGCTGTGAAGTTACTGAGAAGTGAATATGCTGAAGACGAAGCGTTTATTAAACGCTTTCGCCGGGAAGCGGAGTCGGTGGCGAGTCTGTCCCATGAAAGTATTGTAAGCATCTATGATATTGGTGAAGAAGCTGATCTCTATTATATTGTAATGGAGTATATTGATGGTGACACGCTGAAAGATTATATTAAGCAATATGCGCCGCTCTCTGAACAAGAAGCCATTTCGATTTCAAAACAAATCGCGTCAGCCATTGAGCACGCACATCAGCATGGTATCGTCCATCGAGATATCAAACCGCATAATATCCTGATTGATGAACAGGGACTTGTTAAGGTCACGGACTTTGGCATTGCGTTAGCGATGACGTCAGCGACGATTACTTATACGAATTCAATTATGGGTTCTGCACACTACTTATCTCCTGAGCAAGCTAAAGGGGAAAAGGGAACCATTAAATCGGACATTTATGCATTAGGCATTGTCATGTATGAAATGCTTACGGGTCAATTGCCTTATCCGGGGGATTCACCTGTTAGTGTTGCGTTAAAACATATTAATGAGCAGCCGGCGCTGCCTAAGACCCTTCGACCTGACCTCTCACAAAGCTTGGAAAATGTTATTATCAGGGCTTTAGCGAAAAATCCAGATCACAGGTACGATGACATAGGTGCGCTATATGATGATTTGGAAACGGCGCTTCAGCCTGATCGTGTCACTGAGCCGCGGATTTCATTGCCAAGCGACGATGATGAGGATCAAACGAAAATTATTCCGGTACCTGATCAGTCAACGTCACCGGATGGCATTTATGATAATGTTGAACAAACAAAACCCTATTCCGGAGAACAACAGAGTGATCAGTCGCAGCAGGATGCACCTAAAAAGAAAAAAAAGGGAAAGAAAGCCCTCTGGTGGTCGATAGCCCTTATTGGTATCGCAATCCTTGCTATTTTAGCTTTTTTTCTGGTTCCTAAATTTTTAGCTGTGGACAATGTCCAAGTGCCTGACTTAAAAGGAAAGACTTATTCAGAAGCGGTGGATACACTAAGGGAAAATCATTTGTATAACAAACGGAAGAATGTCACGAATGATGACGTTGAGGCCGGAAAAATTGTCAGCCAAACGCCTCAAGCTGGTCAAACGGTTAAGAAAAATGCAACGGTGAATTTGATCGTCAGTCAAGGACCAGAACAAACCAAAATCAAAGATTATACCGGCTTAACGGAAACCGCCGCGAAGAATATGATTGACAAAGATCAATTTCAAGATGTCGTTTGGAAAGAGACGTCATCTGAAGATGTAGAAGAAGGAAAAATTATCAAACAAACACCGGCATCTGGCGAAGAAGTAGTGGCGTCTGAAGTTACATTGTCATTAACTGTAAGTACAGGGGTTCCAACGGCTAAAGTGCCTGACGTTCAAGGGCTTAGCCAAAGTGATGCCCGAGAGGAATTAGAGAATGCCGGATTTGACGCTGATTTTTCTGAAGGTGAGTATTCTGAGGATGTTCAAAAAGATCATGTGTTAAAGACGGACCCGGCGTCAGGTGAAACAGTCCAAGAAGGCTCACAAGTGACCGTTTATTTATCAAAGGGCCCTGAACAAAAGCCTGTAACGATCCAACGAGAAATAACAGTCAACGTTCAACAGCAACCACAAAATGATAAAAAAGATAAAGATAAAAAAGATAAGGAGAAAGATAAAAAGAACTCGGATAAGAAGACAAACAAGCGTCACGTCCAAATTTATTACAGTGATGTTGACCATAATAACAGTTTATTGACAGATGAAACCATCAAAAAAACCAAAACGTATCAAGTACCGTTAACGATTGAACCTGGTGGCAGCGGACATTATAAAGTGGTCGCGGATGGTGAGGTTATCAGCGATCAAACCATTCAGTACAAGACCGCCAAAAAAGAAGCAGCGGATTAA
- a CDS encoding Stp1/IreP family PP2C-type Ser/Thr phosphatase — protein sequence MNNVFRTDCGMYRDHNEDTGGTLTNPQQTLAVVADGMGGHKAGDVASDMAMAFIREQWEQLDAPLEVSRAMQWMEETIKAANRHLYDYAKTNSEYEGMGTTLVAALCSHDFVAVANVGDSRCYLFDTHQGIQQQTEDHSLVNELVKAGQLTKEAAEYHPRKHVLTRALGTDDDIDVDTFTFKWQDGGLVLLCSDGLSNKLTDHQLAQVLQTEGTLEERADRLVEEANQAGGEDNITLAIVEHPKGDAE from the coding sequence ATGAACAATGTATTTAGAACGGATTGCGGGATGTATCGTGATCATAATGAGGATACAGGGGGGACTTTGACGAATCCCCAGCAAACTTTGGCTGTTGTTGCTGATGGTATGGGCGGACATAAAGCTGGGGATGTTGCCAGTGATATGGCGATGGCGTTTATTAGAGAACAATGGGAACAGCTTGATGCTCCGCTTGAAGTGTCTAGGGCTATGCAATGGATGGAGGAAACTATCAAAGCAGCCAATCGTCACTTATATGATTATGCGAAAACGAACAGCGAGTACGAAGGTATGGGGACGACCTTGGTGGCCGCTTTATGCAGTCATGATTTTGTTGCTGTGGCCAATGTCGGTGACAGTCGGTGCTATTTATTTGACACTCATCAAGGTATTCAACAACAAACGGAAGATCATTCATTGGTCAATGAATTAGTCAAAGCAGGTCAATTAACGAAAGAAGCGGCCGAATACCATCCGAGAAAACACGTTTTAACGCGGGCATTGGGGACCGATGACGATATTGATGTCGATACCTTCACGTTCAAATGGCAGGACGGTGGGCTTGTTCTGTTGTGTTCAGACGGATTATCGAACAAATTAACCGATCATCAGTTAGCACAGGTGCTTCAGACTGAAGGGACACTTGAAGAGCGTGCCGATCGGTTAGTTGAAGAGGCGAACCAAGCCGGTGGTGAAGATAATATTACGTTGGCGATCGTCGAACACCCTAAAGGTGATGCCGAATGA
- the rsmB gene encoding 16S rRNA (cytosine(967)-C(5))-methyltransferase RsmB: MANVRQIALETLLKVEQEGAYSQLTLNAAIENHDLNRQDTGLLTNIVYGVLQQKRLLEFYLEPYIKQKKMKRWVRLLLLMSVYQKVFLDKVPEHAIVNEAVRLAKRKGHQKTSGFVNGVLRGFLRHHLNDTNSIPSERERLAVQVSHPQWLFNRWSSIYGHEQTTRICEANNSAPATTARVNSLHTDRQSLINQLSNEGVTATASEWHSDAIIIENGTAVQTSAYKQGHFSIQDESSMLVAHALAPQSGQQVLDACAGPGGKTAHIGELMNNQGDILALDVHEHKTALILGQAKRLGLTSVHTQVLDASLMNEHQPDKQFDRILVDAPCTGLGVIRRKPEIKWQKQEKDVRAIAAIQADILAGVVDCLKPGGRLVYSTCTIEPQENQQVVDKLLQDHNTLSLDETLLERMPDKVRENAEWQHSGMMQILPQDLDTDGFFIASLIKG, encoded by the coding sequence ATGGCCAATGTTCGTCAGATTGCTTTAGAGACATTGTTGAAAGTTGAGCAAGAGGGGGCATACAGTCAATTAACGTTGAACGCTGCGATTGAAAATCATGATCTGAACAGGCAAGATACGGGGCTGTTGACTAACATCGTATATGGCGTGCTGCAGCAAAAACGATTGCTCGAGTTTTATTTAGAACCTTATATCAAACAAAAAAAAATGAAACGCTGGGTTCGTTTACTATTGCTGATGTCAGTTTACCAAAAGGTGTTTCTGGACAAAGTGCCGGAACATGCGATTGTGAATGAAGCTGTTCGTCTTGCCAAGCGAAAAGGTCACCAAAAAACATCCGGTTTTGTCAACGGGGTGTTGCGGGGATTTTTACGTCATCATTTGAATGATACTAATTCAATCCCTTCAGAGCGCGAACGGTTGGCTGTGCAGGTCAGTCATCCTCAGTGGTTGTTTAACCGCTGGTCGTCCATTTATGGCCATGAGCAGACGACCCGGATTTGTGAGGCAAATAATTCAGCACCAGCGACAACCGCCCGGGTCAATTCATTACATACGGATCGACAATCTTTGATAAATCAATTATCTAACGAGGGAGTGACGGCTACGGCAAGTGAATGGCATTCAGATGCGATTATCATAGAGAACGGGACAGCCGTCCAAACCTCAGCTTACAAACAAGGTCATTTTTCAATTCAGGATGAAAGCTCAATGCTCGTTGCTCATGCCTTGGCTCCACAATCGGGGCAACAGGTTTTGGACGCTTGTGCGGGTCCAGGAGGAAAAACGGCACATATTGGCGAATTAATGAACAATCAAGGAGATATCCTTGCTTTAGATGTGCATGAACATAAGACAGCTTTAATTCTTGGACAAGCTAAACGGTTAGGGTTGACGTCCGTTCATACTCAAGTGCTTGATGCCAGTCTTATGAACGAGCACCAACCCGATAAGCAATTCGATCGGATTTTAGTGGATGCGCCTTGTACGGGTTTGGGCGTGATTCGCCGCAAACCTGAAATTAAATGGCAAAAGCAAGAAAAGGATGTCCGAGCAATTGCTGCTATTCAGGCAGACATTTTAGCAGGTGTGGTTGATTGCCTAAAACCAGGCGGGCGTTTAGTGTATAGTACGTGTACCATTGAACCGCAGGAAAATCAGCAAGTGGTTGACAAACTCCTTCAAGATCATAATACCTTGTCACTCGATGAAACATTACTCGAACGAATGCCGGACAAGGTAAGAGAAAATGCTGAATGGCAACATAGCGGAATGATGCAGATTTTACCCCAGGATTTGGATACGGATGGTTTTTTTATCGCTTCGTTAATAAAGGGGTAG
- the fmt gene encoding methionyl-tRNA formyltransferase: MMNIIFMGTPDFSVPVLEQLIRDGYHIQAVVTQPDRPKGRKKILTPPPVKTTAVNEGIPVLQPEKVRDPGVIQNILSYEPDVVITAAYGQILPESLLTTPPMGCINVHASLLPAYRGGAPIHQAIIDGKEETGVTLMYMVKALDAGDMLAQVSVPIDETDTVGDLHDKLSHAGAQLLSDTLPKIKQGDVTPVPQDEAAVTYAPNIKREDEVIDWHRPGQAIYDQVRGMNPFPVAYTKLNGRVLKIWVAEKVSCESASEPGTVIDIESDGFVVQTGDATGIKVTKCQPSGKKRMSAARFLNGTDLTKGTRLGES, from the coding sequence TTGATGAATATCATTTTTATGGGAACGCCGGATTTTTCGGTTCCGGTTTTGGAACAACTCATTCGTGATGGTTACCATATCCAAGCCGTTGTTACTCAGCCTGATCGTCCAAAAGGCAGAAAAAAAATTCTAACACCGCCGCCGGTCAAAACAACGGCTGTTAACGAGGGGATCCCTGTTTTACAGCCGGAAAAAGTACGTGATCCGGGGGTGATTCAAAACATTTTGTCCTATGAACCGGATGTCGTGATCACGGCTGCCTATGGTCAAATTTTACCGGAAAGTCTGTTAACCACACCGCCTATGGGATGTATTAATGTTCACGCATCACTCCTTCCTGCTTATCGGGGGGGAGCACCGATCCATCAAGCGATTATTGACGGTAAAGAGGAGACAGGTGTGACGCTTATGTATATGGTCAAAGCCTTGGATGCTGGAGACATGCTGGCGCAAGTTAGCGTGCCGATTGATGAGACCGATACCGTTGGAGATTTGCATGATAAATTAAGTCATGCCGGTGCTCAGTTACTTTCAGATACATTGCCTAAAATAAAGCAAGGTGATGTGACGCCGGTTCCCCAGGATGAAGCTGCAGTCACCTATGCGCCCAATATTAAAAGGGAAGATGAAGTCATAGACTGGCATCGTCCTGGACAAGCAATTTATGATCAGGTTAGAGGCATGAACCCATTTCCTGTGGCCTATACCAAGCTGAACGGTCGCGTGTTAAAAATATGGGTTGCCGAAAAAGTCAGCTGTGAGTCTGCATCAGAACCGGGCACAGTTATTGATATAGAATCCGATGGTTTTGTCGTTCAAACGGGCGATGCTACGGGGATTAAAGTGACCAAGTGTCAACCGTCAGGGAAAAAACGCATGAGTGCAGCCCGGTTTTTAAACGGAACGGATCTTACCAAGGGAACCCGGTTAGGAGAATCATAA
- the priA gene encoding primosomal protein N', producing MMIAQVLVDLPLFQTDKPFDYQIPEPWESLIEPGMRVTVPFGNRKLMGLVYHVQDTSEVNQLKAIDTLIDYTPVLNKEMMQLGEWLAGQTLCYLYTAYQTLLPAAMKANYKKVVSVQDHERLQIFHPEIAKVINGREQIAVADLEKQMADGQPSIHSAIKDGVLSEGLKITEKGSVKKQKVIQLTVDLQHIPEIIPQLNQNAKKQQLVLKFFYDNNTDHLLTSALITQTGVGRSVLRTLIDKGWLTEFEQEVYRDPYDDKSVKPTEPLSLTAEQADVFQAVYKDIIANEHHVHLCHGVTGSGKTEIYLQMIQEVLQRGKTAIVLVPEISLTPQMVERFKSRFGSDVAVMHSGLSKGEKYDEWRKIYRHEVNVVVGARSAVFAPFDNLGAIIIDEEHETSYKQEENPRYHAKDVAIVRGQYHECPVVLGSATPSLESYARGQKGNYQLSTLARRVNNQTMPEVAIVDMREELRNGNHSMFSKQLFDQLQANLEKGEQSVLFLNRRGYSTFVMCRDCGYVVECPHCDISLTFHRKYNQLKCHYCGYDQSMPETCPECDSEYIRYFGSGTQKVEEALNQLLPEARVIRMDVDTTGRKGAHEKLLNRFGSGEADILLGTQMIAKGLDFPKVTLVGVLAADAMLNLPDFRASEKTYQLLTQVGGRAGRHELKGQVVIQSYNPEHYAIQMAAEHDFFSFYQKEMAVRRQHQYSPYYFLSLITVTHSELTTVVTITENIAKHLRETLSARSMILGPVAPPIARIKDKFRYHVMIKYKYEPGLHETLKKLLNHYQDQIAKGTLSIAIDMNPYMLM from the coding sequence ATCATGATTGCTCAAGTGCTTGTCGATCTGCCGTTATTTCAAACAGATAAACCGTTCGATTATCAGATTCCTGAGCCATGGGAGTCCCTGATTGAACCGGGTATGCGAGTTACGGTTCCATTCGGCAATCGTAAGCTCATGGGGCTTGTCTATCATGTTCAGGACACCTCGGAAGTTAATCAATTAAAGGCCATTGATACACTCATTGATTATACGCCGGTCTTAAATAAAGAAATGATGCAGCTCGGTGAATGGTTAGCGGGACAGACGCTATGTTATTTATACACTGCTTATCAAACTCTATTGCCAGCGGCGATGAAGGCTAATTATAAAAAAGTGGTCAGCGTTCAAGATCATGAGCGACTGCAAATCTTTCACCCAGAAATCGCTAAAGTTATTAACGGTCGGGAACAAATCGCTGTTGCTGATTTAGAAAAGCAAATGGCCGATGGGCAGCCATCTATTCACTCAGCGATTAAGGACGGGGTATTGTCTGAAGGACTTAAAATTACCGAAAAAGGCAGTGTTAAGAAACAAAAGGTGATCCAACTCACTGTTGATCTACAGCACATTCCAGAGATCATACCCCAGTTAAATCAAAACGCTAAAAAGCAGCAGCTCGTCCTTAAGTTTTTCTATGACAATAACACAGATCACTTATTAACATCGGCATTAATAACACAAACGGGTGTCGGACGTTCTGTGCTTCGTACGTTAATTGATAAAGGATGGCTCACGGAGTTTGAACAAGAAGTGTACCGTGATCCTTACGATGACAAAAGCGTTAAGCCAACGGAGCCATTGTCGCTGACAGCTGAGCAAGCTGACGTGTTTCAGGCGGTTTATAAGGATATCATAGCAAATGAACATCACGTTCACCTATGTCATGGTGTGACCGGCAGCGGTAAAACAGAAATTTATTTACAAATGATTCAAGAAGTGTTACAGCGCGGCAAAACAGCGATTGTGTTAGTTCCGGAAATTTCACTGACGCCGCAGATGGTCGAGCGTTTTAAAAGCCGGTTTGGCTCTGATGTCGCTGTGATGCACAGTGGGTTAAGCAAAGGGGAAAAATACGATGAGTGGCGCAAGATTTATCGCCATGAGGTCAACGTTGTCGTCGGCGCTCGTTCGGCGGTGTTCGCTCCTTTTGACAATCTCGGGGCGATTATTATTGATGAAGAGCATGAGACAAGCTATAAGCAAGAAGAAAATCCGCGTTACCATGCCAAAGATGTCGCGATTGTCCGCGGGCAGTACCACGAATGTCCAGTTGTCCTCGGTAGTGCAACCCCTTCTCTAGAGTCCTATGCTCGAGGACAGAAAGGGAATTACCAGCTATCAACCCTTGCGCGAAGAGTGAATAATCAGACCATGCCTGAGGTTGCTATTGTCGACATGCGTGAGGAATTACGGAACGGCAATCATTCCATGTTTTCGAAGCAACTATTCGATCAGCTGCAAGCCAATCTTGAAAAAGGTGAACAAAGTGTTTTATTTCTCAATCGCCGCGGTTATTCAACTTTTGTCATGTGTCGGGATTGCGGTTATGTTGTTGAGTGTCCACATTGTGATATATCTCTAACCTTTCATCGCAAATACAATCAATTAAAATGTCACTATTGTGGGTATGATCAATCCATGCCGGAAACATGTCCAGAGTGTGATAGTGAATACATCCGCTACTTTGGTTCCGGTACCCAAAAGGTTGAGGAAGCTCTGAATCAATTACTGCCCGAAGCGCGTGTGATCCGGATGGATGTTGACACAACTGGACGAAAAGGGGCGCACGAGAAACTTTTAAACCGATTTGGAAGTGGAGAAGCTGATATACTACTCGGAACCCAAATGATTGCTAAAGGACTAGACTTTCCTAAGGTGACACTCGTAGGGGTTCTTGCAGCTGACGCGATGCTGAATCTGCCGGATTTTCGTGCTTCAGAGAAAACCTATCAATTGTTGACTCAAGTCGGCGGCCGTGCCGGGCGGCATGAACTAAAAGGCCAAGTGGTGATTCAAAGTTATAACCCTGAACACTATGCGATCCAAATGGCCGCGGAGCATGACTTCTTTAGTTTTTATCAGAAAGAGATGGCGGTTCGCAGGCAGCACCAATATTCGCCTTATTATTTTCTATCACTAATCACCGTGACTCACAGCGAATTAACCACGGTTGTTACAATCACTGAGAACATCGCAAAGCATTTGCGCGAAACATTAAGTGCACGATCCATGATTCTTGGTCCGGTGGCGCCGCCGATTGCAAGGATTAAGGATAAGTTTCGTTATCATGTTATGATAAAGTATAAATATGAACCGGGATTACATGAAACGTTAAAAAAACTTTTAAACCATTATCAAGATCAAATCGCAAAAGGCACATTATCTATTGCGATCGATATGAACCCTTATATGCTAATGTAA